A window from Cryptomeria japonica chromosome 1, Sugi_1.0, whole genome shotgun sequence encodes these proteins:
- the LOC131042745 gene encoding uncharacterized protein LOC131042745, which translates to MASNSIRYDEPSNLKQKAAAVGHVTTEMGDLVGGESLWNGEYVTHGGLLPQQYDISPTIEEMYSYSQSMRIPHLSSSSLPVHHQLFDNMFASQDTFKVNSAFTRYKKEPGTGFQLSRKSSIKQKSIKRCFDFLRRIHENRRENSRCEVHVEESYTSTHRIAERNRRIKLGEQFLALRSLLADNYKKGDKHSILSNAVVELNQQKLRITELEKHNKALMDEVTQHICEDYSSLSHGNVEDLGKHPLMSSIC; encoded by the exons ATGGCAAGCAACTCTATTCGTTATGATGAGCCATCCAATTTAAAGCAGAAGGCAGCAGCAGTGGGTCATGTGACCACAGAGATGGGAGATTTAGTTGGTGGAGAGAGTCTTTGGAATGGAGAGTATGTTACTCATGGGGGGCTTCTACCTCAACAATATGATATTTCTCCTACAATTGAGGAGATGTACAGTTACAGTCAATCCATGAGGATTCCACACTTATCAAGCTCCTCTCTGCCAGTTCACCATCAGTTATTTGATAACATGTTTGCTTCTCAGGATACATTCAAAGTAAATAGTGCATTCACAAGGTACAAGAAGGAGCCTGGTACTGGATTCCAACTGAGCCGGAAATCTTCAATAAAACAGAAATCAATCAAGAGATGCTTCGATTTTTTGAGGAGAATACATGAAAATCGGAGAGAGAATTCAAGGTGTGAAGTGCATGTGGAGGAGTCATATACGTCCACACATAGGATTGCTGAGCGCAACAGGAGAATCAAACTCGGTGAGCAGTTTTTGGCTTTGCGGTCTCTTCTTGCAGATAATTACAAG AAGGGTGATAAACATTCCATCTTGTCAAATGCTGTAGTTGAGCTGAATCAGCAGAAGCTTCGAATCACAGAGCTTGAGAAACACAACAAAGCCCTAATGGACGAAGTTACCCAACATATATGTGAAGATTACAGTAGTTTATCGCATGGCAATGTAGAAGATTTAGGAAAGCATCCATTAATGTCTTCCATTTGTTAA